In Beutenbergia cavernae DSM 12333, the DNA window GCGAGGAACTCCGTGCGGGTGAGGATCGACAGCCCGGCCAGGGCGCCGCCGAGCGCGAGCGCCCCCGTGTCGCCCATGAAGATCTTCGCAGGGCTCGCGTTCCACCACAGGAACCCGGCGCAGGCGCCGACGATGGCCGCCGTGACGATCGCGAGGTCCCGGGGGTCGCGCGTCTCGTAGCAGCTCGGGCCGACCTGGGAGAGCACCTGGCACGACTGGTTGGACTGCCACATCGTGACCACCACGTACGCGGAGAACACGAAGACGCTGACGCCGGTGGCGAGCCCGTCGAGCCCGTCGGTGAGGTTGACGGCGTTGGACCACGCCGTGATGAGGAAGTTCGCCCAGATGACGAACAGCACCAGACCCACCGCGGCGCCGGCGAACGCGAGGTCGATCCCGGTGTCGCGGATGAACGAGACCTGGGTGGACGCCGGCGTCCGGAACTGCTCGTTCGGGAACTGCAGGGCGAGCACGGAGAACGTCACGCCGATGACGCCCTGGCCGATGATCTTCCACCGGGCGTTCAGCCCGAGGGAGCGCTGCCGGGAGATCTTGATGAAGTCGTCGAGGAACCCGATGACGCCCAGCCCGATCATGAGGAACAGCAGCAGGAGGCCGGACACCTGGGGCATCCGCTGGGCGGAGATGTTCGCCACGGTGTACCCGAGGACCGTCGCGGCGATGATGACGACGCCGCCCATGGTGGGCGTGCCGCGCTTCGTGAAGTGGGCGGTCGGGCCGTCCTGCCGGATGAACTGCCCGTACTGCCGCTTCACGAGGAAGCGGATGAACAGGGGCGTGCCGAACAGCGAGACGAGCAGGCCGACGGCGCCCGAGACGAGGATCGCGATCACGCGGTGCCCCCCGCCGTCAGCTCGTCGGCGAGGGCGGCGAGGCCCGCACCCTTGGACGACTTGACCAGCACGACGTCGCCCGGTCGCAGCTCCGTGGCGAGGTAGGCGCGCGCTGCGTCGAGATCGGGCGCGAACAGCGCCTCGTCGCCCCACGACCCCTCGTGGCTCGCCCCGGTGTGCATCGCCCGTGCCCCCTCGCCGACGACCACGAGCTTGTCCACGTTGAGGCGGACGGCGACGCGGCCGACGGCGTCGTGCTCGTCGCGGCTGGAGTCGCCGAGCTCGAGCATCTCGCCGAGCACGGCGACGCTGCGCCGCTCGCGGCCGGCGATCGCCACGAGCGCCTTGAGCGCGGCGCGCACGGACTCCGGGTTCGCGTTGTACGCGTCGTCGACGACGGTGACGCCGTCCGGGCGCTCCACCACGTGCATCCGGTGCGGGCTCCGGGCGCCGGCGTTCGCGAGGGCGCCGGCGACGTCCGCGGCGGCGATCCCGAGTCCGAGGCCGACGGCGGCGGCCGCGAGGGCGTTCGTCACGTGATGCTCCCCGACGAGCGCGAGCGTGACCGGGACCTCCTCGCCGTCGGGTGTGGTCAGCACGAACGCGGCACGCCCGGCGGCGTCCAGCGTGACGTCCCGGGCACCCACGGACGGCGGCGGGACGGCGTCGCCGGAGCCGAACGTGACCACGCGCGGGGCGAGCCGGGCCATGGCGGCCACGCGCTCGTCGTCCGCGTTGAGCACGGCGAAGCCGCCCGGAGCGAGACCGCTGACCAGCTCGGACTTCGTGGCGGCGACGGCGTCGACGCTGCCGAACCCTGCGAGGTGCGCACGGCCGACGGTGAGGACGACGGCGACGTCCGGCGGCGCGATCGACGTCAGGTAGGTGAGGTTCCCGGGCGCGTCGGCGCCCATCTCCGCGACGACGACCCGCGCGTCCTGCGGCGCGCGCAGCACGGTGAGCGGCAGCCCGAGCTCGTTGTTGAGGCTGCCGGGCGGCGCGTGCACGACGCCGAGCGGTGCGAGCACCTCCGCGAGCAGGTCCTTCGTGCTCGTCTTCCCGACGGAGCCCGTGATCCCGACGACGACCGGCGGCTCGTCGGCGACCTCACGCCGTCGGGCCAGCACGTGCCGCGCCAGGTCGCCGAGCGCGCGCTGCGCGTCGTCGACGAGCACCTGCGCGCCGTCGCCCGCGTCCGGGACGAGGCGGGTCACGAGCGAGGTCGTCGCGCCGTTCTCGTGCGCGACCCGGACGTAGGCGTGACCGTCGACGTGCTCCCCGGGCAGCGCGACGAACAGCGAGCCGGCGGTCGCCTCGCGCGAGTCGATCACCACGCCCTCGCTCACGCGTGCCTGGGGATCGCCCGCCACGACGGTGCCGGACGTCACGGACGCGATCTCGTCCGCCGTCATCTCGATCATGCGTGCCGTCCCTCACGGCGGGCCAGGGCGGCCCGCACCTCCACGCGGTCGTCGAGCGGCAGCTCCTCGCCCGCGACCTCCTGGATCGTCTCGTGTCCGCGCCCCGCCACGAGCACCGTATCCTCCGGCGCCGCGCCCGCGACCGCCGCCGCGATCGCCGCGCTCCGCGGCGCGACCTCCCGCACGTCGACGTGACGCCCTGCCGCGCGGGCCGTCTCCGCCGCGCGGAGCGCCCCCGCGAGCACCTCGGCGCGCACCTGGGCCGGGTCCTCGTCGTGCGGGTCGTCGTCGGTGACGATCACGGCGTCGGCGCCGAGCACCGCCGCCTCGCCCATCGCGGGCCTCTTGCCTCGGTCGCGCTCGCCCGTCGCCCCGAGCACCACGTGGAGCCGGCCGCTCGTCGTCGCACGCAGCTCGGCGAGCGCGATCCCGACCGCGTCCGTGTTGTGCGCGAAGTCGACGACGCACCGCGGCTCGGCGCCGACGACCTCCATCCGGCCCGGCACCGCCACGCGCAGGCCGCCCGCCGCGGCGAGCGCCTCGACGACGTCGGCGGCCGGGACGCCGCCCTCGATCGCCGTCGCGAGGGCCAGCGCGGCGTTCGCCACGTTGAACGCACCCGGCATCGTCAGGCTGGTCGTCAGTGCGACGTCGCCCGGGCCGGTCAGCGTGAACGACATCGCATCGGCGCCGGCGACGACGTCCCGCACGGTCCAGGCGGCCGCCGCGGCGTGCTCGCCCCGCGTCGCGAGCGTGGCGACGTCGATCCCGGCCGCGCGGGCGTCCCCGGCCAGCCGCCGGCCCCACTCGTCGTCGACGGAGACGACGGCGCGGCGCGCCCGGGCAGGCGTGAACAAGGAGGCCTTCGCCGCGTAGTAGTGCTCGAGGTCCCCGTGGAAGTCCAGGTGGTCCTGCGTCAGGTGCGTGAACGCGGCCAGGTCGAACCGCACCGGGTCCACGCGGTGCAGCTCGAGCGCGTGGGACGACACCTCCATGACGAGGTCGGTCACGCCCGCCTCGACCATGTGCGCGAGGAGGGCGTGCAGGTCCGGGGCCTCGGGCGTCGTCAGGCGTGCGGGGACGACGGCGTCGCCGATCCGCAGCTCGACCGTGCCGATGAGCCCCACGCGCCGACCGAGCAGCCCGAGCAGGTGCGCCAGCAGGAACGACGTCGTCGTCTTGCCGTTCGTCCCGGTGACGGCGAACGTCCGCAGGCGCTCGGCCGGCCGCCCGTAGACGTCGGCGGCGACGGCGGCGACGATCTCCCGGAACTCCGCGCGGCCGGCGCCGTCGCCGGACCCGTCGACGTCGGCGACGAGCACCGGGATGCCGGCGGCCTCGGCCGCCGCGGCTCCCGAGGCGTCGGTGAGGACGGCGCTGGCACCGGCCGCTGCGGCCGCGGCGGCGAACCGGGCGCCGTGCGTGTGCGCGCCGGGGAGCGCGGCGAAGATCTCGCCCGGAGCGAGGCCGCGGTTGTCGAGCGTGATCCCGAGCGCCTCACCCGCTCCCGCGGCCGGGCCGGTCAGGCGCAGCCCGTGGGCGCGCGCCAGGTCGGCCAGCGCCGTGCGGGGTGGGTGAGCCGGACGGATCCTGGAGGTGGGGCTCACGGTCGTGCAATCTACCTCTAGCCGGCGGGGGTCAGCGGATACAGGTCGGCCGGCTCGGCCGAGGGCGGCACGCCCAGGGAGGTGAGCGCGAACGACGCGACGTCCCGGAACACGGGTGCCGCGATCGTGCCGCCGTAGAAGCCCGTGTCGGGCCGGTAGACCACCACGCCGACGGCGATCTGGGGGTCCTCGGCGGGCGCCACGCCGACGAACGACGCGACGGTGTCCGAGAGCTCGCCGCCGGGCCCCATGATCTCCGCGGTGCCGGTCTTGCCGGCGACGCGGTAGCCGTCGATGGCGGCCCGCGTCCCCGTCGCGCCCTCGGCGGCGGTGACGCCCTCGAGCATCCTGATCACCTGTTCGGACGTCTCCGGGCTCACCACCTGCCGCGGTTCCTCCAGCTCGGCCGGGGTGAACGTCCCGGCGGTGTCCGTGTACCCGTCGACGAGGTGCGGCTGGACGTGGACGCCGTCGTTCGCGAGCGTCGCGATGACGTTCGTGTTCTGCAGGAGGTTGACGGAGAGTCCCTGCCCGAACATCGTCGCGTAGCGGGTGCGGCCGTCCCAGCCGGTCGGGTCGAGGTTGCTTCCCGTGCTCTCGCCGGTGAGCTCGATCCCGCTCGGGGCGCCCCAGCCGAAGTCCTGCATGTACCTGGCGCGGACGTCGTCGCTCATCCGCTCGCCGATCTGGATCGTGCCGGTGTTGGACGAGTCGGCGAGGATCCCCGCCGTCGTCAGCTGCTCGTCCGGGTGCTCCGTGTGGTCCTTGAACGTCTGGCCGTTGGACGTCGTGTACCGGTACGGCACCTGGAACACGGTGTCCGGCTCGACGACGCCCTCCTCGATCGCCGCGGCGACGGTGAGGATCTTGCCCGTCGACCCGGGTTCGTACGGGTCCTGGATCGCCCGGCTCCCGCCGAACCCCGAGGGGTCGTTCGGGTCGATCGCGCCGGACTCGGCGAGCGCGAGGATCCGGCCGGTGCCGACCTCGATGACGACGACGGCGCCCCAGTCGGCGCCGTACTGCTCCACGGCGCCGTCGATGACCTCCTCGGCCCGGAACTCCAGGTCCTGCTCGAGCGTCGTGTTGACGGTCCGCCCGTCCTGCGCGGGCGTCGTGTGCTGAGGCGCACCCGGGATCACCTGACCGGTGAGGCCGCGCTCGAAGACGGTCTCACCGTTCGCGCCGCTCAGCTCCGCCTCCAGCGCGTACTCCAGACCCGAGGCACCCGCGCCCTCCTCGTTGACCCAGCCGACGAGATTGCCGCCCGTCGTCGTCGCGGGGTAGTCCCGGACGGTGGTGAGCTCGTCCCAGACCGCGCCGCCGATGCCGAGCTCGACGACCGCCGCACGCACCTCGGGCGTCACGTCGCGCGCAATGCGCACGCCGGCGTCGCCGGTGAGCTGGGCACCGAGCTCGTGCGCGTCCAGGTCGAGGATCGGCGCGAGGAGCTCGGCGGCCGCGAGCGCCCCCTGGGCGGTCACCTCCCCGTCGGCGTCGCGCACCTTGAACGCGGGGATCTGGCGCTGGTCGACCCAGATGTCGTAGCGCATCTGCGACGTCGCCAGGACGTTCCCGTCGGCGTCGACGATCGCGCCCCGCTGGGCGTGCAGGGTCAGGGTGTCGGTCCGGAGCTCGCGGGCCTGCGCGGCGAGGCCCGGCCCGGCGACCACCTGCACGTACACGAGCCGGACGGCGTACGCCGCCATGAGCGCGAGCACCATCACGAGGACGACGAACTGCCGCCGGGAGGTCGACCCGACGCGGCTCATCCCTGCGCCCCGATCAGCGTCCCGTCCGCGAGCCGCAGGTGGACGACGCCGTCGGACGGCTGCATGCCGAGGGCTCGGGCGCTCGCCATGACCGCCGACGGCGCCGAGGTCTCCTCGACGAGCGACGCCAGCCGCTGCTCCTCCTGCGAGAGCGCCGTCAGCTCGCCCTGGCGCTCGCGCAGCGTGTACGCGGTCGCGGCCATCGACGTGTTGAGCGCGAGCGCGGCGAGCAGCGACCCGACGAGGATCGACACGCACAGCGCGAGGAACGGCACGCGCGAGCGCGCCGGAGCCTGCGCGCGGACGATGCGCAGCTGCGGCCGGCGCGCCGGACCGGGATCGCGGATCGGCGCCGGCTCTCGGACGAGGGGCTGTCGGGCGGTGGCGAGACTCATGGCCTCCTCCTCCTGGGTGACGGTCGGGTGGGAGTCGTGCGGATCCGGCGGGCCGCGCGCAGCCGGACGGACGCGGCGCGCGGGTTGGCGGCGAGCTCGACGTCGTCCGCCTGCTCGGCCCCGTGCGTGAGGAGCTCGAGGTAGGGCTGGTCCTCCTCGGGCACGACGGGAAGGTGCCGGGGCGCGCTCGACGTCGCCCCACGAGCGAGCTCGCGCTTGACGAGGCGGTCCTCGAGCGAGTGGTAGGACTCGACGACGATCCGACCTCCGACGGCGAGGGCGTCGATCGCCCGCGGCAGCGCCCGCTCGAGCACCTCCAGCTCACGGTTGACGGCGATCCGCAGGGCCTGGAACGTGCGCTTGGCGGGATGTCCGCCGGTGCGTTGCGCCGACATCGGGATCGCGCCGCGGACCACCTCGACGAGGTCGGAGCTGCGGCGCAGCGGCGCGGCCTCTCGGCGCCGGACGATCGCCGCGGCGATCCGGGGCGCGAACTTCTCCTCGCCGTACGTGCGCAGGATGCGGCGCAGCTCGGCCTCGTCGGCGTCCGCCAGGAGGTCCGCCGCCGTCGGCCCGGTCGTCGGGTCCATCCGCATGTCGAGGGGTGCGTCCTGGGCGTAGGCGAACCCGCGGCCTGCGTCGTCGAGCTGGAGCGACGAGACCCCGAGGTCGAAGAGGACCCCCTGGACGGCGCCGCCGGCGTGCTGGCGCGCGACGTCGTCGATCTCGTCGTAGACGGCGTGCACGGGGGTGAACCTCTGCCCGAACCTCGCGAGCCGAGCGGTCGCGAGCTCCAGAGCACGCGGGTCGCGGTCGATGCCGAGGACGCGGGCGTGCGGGCACTGCTCCAGCACGAGCTCGCTGTGGCCGCCCATCCCGAGCGTCGCGTCCACGAGGACGGCGCCGTCGCTCTCCAGCGCGGGCGCCAGCAGGTCCACGCACCGCTGCGCCAGGACGGGCGCGTGGAGCGCCGCGGCCTGTGCGTCGGGTGTGCTCATCTGCCTCGGTCCTTCGTGGTGGGTGTCTCGGGTGTCGGGTCTGGAGTGGTGGGTGGTCCGGCACCGCCGCCGGGCCAGGACTCCCGCCGCCCGCTCTGGCGCCGGGGAAGTGCGTCAGAGTCGCGGGGGGAGACCTCGCGCTGCGGTGGAGCGATGTGGAGGGCAGGACGGAGCTCGCCGAGGCGATGCTCAGCCGAGCCCGGGCACCACCTCCGGCACGGCGTCGTCGAACGAGGCGGCGGCGTCGGCGAAGTAGCCCTGCCACGTGCCCGTGTCCCAGACCTCGAGCTTGCTGCCCGTCCCGATGACCGTGAGATCGCGGTCGAGACGCGCCCACTCGCGCAGGATCGGCGGGATCGTCACGCGCCCCTGCTTGTCGGGGAGCTCGTCGTGCGCGCCGGCGAGCAGGACGCGGTTGAAGTCGCGGGACTGCTTGCTCGTCAGCGGCGCCCGGCGCAGGTTCTCGTGGACCTGCAGGAACTCGTCGCGGGGGAAGACGAACACGCAGTTCTCCTGCCCGCGCGTGAGCACGAGACCGGTGGCGAACCGCTCGCGGAACTTGGCGGGGAGGATCAGGCGCCCTTTGTCGTCGAGCTTCGGCGTGAACGTGCCGATGAGCATCAGGGCCACCTCCTCCTGCTCCCAGGACCTCCGCTTCGCCCCACAGTACTCCACTTCCCTCCACTCGCCTGGTAGGGCGGCTGGAGTGTGCCGCACCACGCGCGCGTCGTCGCAGGTCAGCGCTCGTGGAGCGTGGTGGAGCGAGCGGGCCGAACGCCCTCCGTCCCCGACCCGTCTGCCGTACGCTCGTGCCACGCGCATTCGAAGGGGAGAACGTGACCGACACCTCCACCGCAGCACCGCCCGACCTCACGGAGGTCGGACCCCGGGTGAGTGCGCTCGTCCAGGTCGTGAGCAGCGTCCTGAGCGGCCGGGACGACGCCGTCCGCACCACCGTCGCCGTGCTCCTCGCCGGCGGGCACCTCCTGCTCGAGGACGTACCGGGCGTCGGGAAGACGACCCTCGCCCGCGCTCTCGCCGCCGCCGTCGGGGGCACCGTCGGACGGATCCAGTTCACGCCGGACCTGCTGCCCGCCGACGTCACCGGCGTGAGCATCTACCGCGCCGCGACCGGTGACTTCGTGTTCCACCCCGGACCGATCTTCGCCACGGTGGTCATCGGCGACGAGATCAACCGGGCCTCCCCCAAGACGCAGTCGGCGCTCCTGGAGTGCATGCAGGAGGGGCGCGTCACCGTCGACGGCGTCTCCCACGAGCTCCCCGAGGTGTTCATGGTCCTCGCGACGCAGAACCCGGTGGAGATGGAGGGCACGTACCCGCTGCCCGAGGCCCAGCGCGACCGGTTCATGGCGCGCCTCGCCCTCGGCTATCCGCCCGAGCACGACGAGCTCGAGCTGCTCGACTCCCCCAGCGGCGCCGACCCCGCGGCGGCGCTCACCCCCGTCGTCACCGAGGACGAGGTCGCGGCGCTGCGCACGGCGATCAACGGCGTGCACGCCTCGGAGACCCTGCGCCGCTACGTGCTCGCGCTCGCCCGCGCCACGCGGTCCGACGAGGACATCCTGCTCGGCGCCTCCCCGCGGGCGGCGATGCAGCTGGTCAGCCTCGCCCGCGCCGTCGCGGCCATGGCCGGGCGCGACTACGTGCTCCCGGACGACGTCCAGGCCGTCGCCGAGGCGGCGCTGGCCCACCGCCTCGTGCTGGCGCCCAGCGCGCGGATGGCCGGCGGGACCGCCACCGACGTCGTCCGGCGCCTCGTCGCGGCCACGCCCGTCCCCGCCTCGGTCCGCTGAAGGTCACGTCGTGGCCCGCCGTCCCGAGCTGCCGCGACTGACGCGTCGCGGCGGCGGGCTGCTGGGCGTCGGCGTCGGGCTCGTCATCGTCGCGGCGCCGCTCGACTCCGTGGAGCTGGGGCGGTTCGCCGCGCTCGCCGTCGTCCTTCCGCTCATCGCGATCGTCTGGGGTGCCGTGGCGTCCGTGCGGACCTCCCGCGTCAGCGTCGAGCGCACGGTGCACCCGCTCCCGCTGCAGGTGGACTCGCCCGCCACCGTCCGCATCAGCGCCCGGGGGCGCTCCCTGCCCCGGCACTCGCGGCTCCGGGAGCGCAGCGCGGCCACGCTCGGCGCGCGGCCCGGGGTGAGCGCCACGGAGTACCTGCTCCGTCCGCGCGCCAGGGGTGCGGCCCACCTCGGCCCCGCCGTCCTCCTGCGGGGCGACCCGCTCGGGCTGGTGGAGTTCACCCAGCGCACCCGCGGATCCGACGACGTCGTCGTGTGGCCCCGGGCGATCGCGCTGGGCGACCTGCGCCAGGCCCTCGTCGGGCAGACCGAGCACCGCCGGGGTGCGGGCGTCGTCCGGCCGAGCCCGGAGGACCTGCTGCTGCGCGAGTACCGCCGCGGCGACGACCTCCGGCGGGTCCACTGGCGCTCGTCGGCCCGCCACCGCGATCTCATGGTGCGGGCCGACGAGCCCGCCAGCCCGATGACCGCCGACCTCCTGCTGCAGATCCACTCCGAGCAACGCAAGTCCGACCTCGAGTGGGCGGTGAGCGCCGCCGCCTCCGTCGCCGTGGCCCTGCTCGAGGAGCGGTTCTCGGTGCGCCTGAGGATCCCCGGTTCGGGCGCGCAGGAGCGCACGAGCTCGGCCTCCGTGCCCATGGACACGCTCGCGCTCGTCGAGCCCACCGAGCTCGGCGACCGCCGCGACGCCCTCGTCCACGAGATCGACGAGATGGCACGGTCCGCCTCCGCCGTCTGCGTCGCCGTGCTGTGCGCACCCGACGACCACGCCGTCGCGCGGCTCGCCGACCTCGCCCGAGCCCGCACGTGCTGGGCGGTGGTCGTGCCACCCCGCGGAGCGTTGCCGGACCATGTGCGCGCCACCCTCCAGGTGCTCCAGGCCGCGGGCTGGTCGGCGACCCTCGGGCACGAGGGCGCCCGGATCGACCAGGCGTTCGGTGGCGCCCGCGCGAGGGTCGCCTCGTGAGCCGCGTCCTCGCCCTCACCGGGTCGCTGGTGCTCGCCGTCGCGGCCGGGAGCGGCGCCCTGTCCCGCCTGCTGACCTCCCAGTTCTACCCGCGCGCGCTCGGCGTGCTCGCCGTCGTCGCCGTCGCGTGCCTCGTCACGCGCCTGCTCGCCCGGCCCGCGTGGCTGGCGACGATCGTCGGCGCCGCCGCCGGCGTCGTCGCGCTCACTGTCGCCTACGTGCCGTCGACGGCGCTCGGCGGGATCATCCCGACGCCCGACTCGTTCGGGATCGGCGCGGAGATGGCGCGCGCCGCCTCCGACTCGCTGTACTCGTCCCTCCCGCCCGCACCGTCCGTGGGCGGCGTGGGCCTGCTCGCCGCGCTCGGCATCGCCGGCGTCTACCTCGTCGCCGAGGGGCTCGCGTTCGGGGTCAAGGTGCCCGCCGCCGCCGCGGCGTCGACGCTCCTGCTGTGGCTGCCGGCGCTCCTGCTCGGGTCGACGGCGCCCGGCTGGGTGTGGGTCCTCGCCGCGGCGGGCATCCTCGGCGTCCTCGCCGCCGGCCGGCCGCCGCTCCCGGAGCTGCCCCCGCGCCGTCGTCCCGCCCGCCCTGGCGTCGCCACCGCCTCCCATCTCGCGAGGCTCGGCAGCGCCGGTGCCGTCTGTCTCGTGGCGGCGTTCCTGCTCGGCGCCGGCGTGCCCGCACTTCCCGCCCTGCTGCCCCTCGACACG includes these proteins:
- the mraY gene encoding phospho-N-acetylmuramoyl-pentapeptide-transferase; translated protein: MIAILVSGAVGLLVSLFGTPLFIRFLVKRQYGQFIRQDGPTAHFTKRGTPTMGGVVIIAATVLGYTVANISAQRMPQVSGLLLLFLMIGLGVIGFLDDFIKISRQRSLGLNARWKIIGQGVIGVTFSVLALQFPNEQFRTPASTQVSFIRDTGIDLAFAGAAVGLVLFVIWANFLITAWSNAVNLTDGLDGLATGVSVFVFSAYVVVTMWQSNQSCQVLSQVGPSCYETRDPRDLAIVTAAIVGACAGFLWWNASPAKIFMGDTGALALGGALAGLSILTRTEFLAVIIGGLFVVIVLSDVIQIGFFKMTRRRVFKMAPLHHHFELSGWNEVTIVIRFWLIAALFVALGVGIFYAEWVVG
- a CDS encoding UDP-N-acetylmuramoyl-tripeptide--D-alanyl-D-alanine ligase, which codes for MIEMTADEIASVTSGTVVAGDPQARVSEGVVIDSREATAGSLFVALPGEHVDGHAYVRVAHENGATTSLVTRLVPDAGDGAQVLVDDAQRALGDLARHVLARRREVADEPPVVVGITGSVGKTSTKDLLAEVLAPLGVVHAPPGSLNNELGLPLTVLRAPQDARVVVAEMGADAPGNLTYLTSIAPPDVAVVLTVGRAHLAGFGSVDAVAATKSELVSGLAPGGFAVLNADDERVAAMARLAPRVVTFGSGDAVPPPSVGARDVTLDAAGRAAFVLTTPDGEEVPVTLALVGEHHVTNALAAAAVGLGLGIAAADVAGALANAGARSPHRMHVVERPDGVTVVDDAYNANPESVRAALKALVAIAGRERRSVAVLGEMLELGDSSRDEHDAVGRVAVRLNVDKLVVVGEGARAMHTGASHEGSWGDEALFAPDLDAARAYLATELRPGDVVLVKSSKGAGLAALADELTAGGTA
- a CDS encoding UDP-N-acetylmuramoyl-L-alanyl-D-glutamate--2,6-diaminopimelate ligase, with translation MSPTSRIRPAHPPRTALADLARAHGLRLTGPAAGAGEALGITLDNRGLAPGEIFAALPGAHTHGARFAAAAAAAGASAVLTDASGAAAAEAAGIPVLVADVDGSGDGAGRAEFREIVAAVAADVYGRPAERLRTFAVTGTNGKTTTSFLLAHLLGLLGRRVGLIGTVELRIGDAVVPARLTTPEAPDLHALLAHMVEAGVTDLVMEVSSHALELHRVDPVRFDLAAFTHLTQDHLDFHGDLEHYYAAKASLFTPARARRAVVSVDDEWGRRLAGDARAAGIDVATLATRGEHAAAAAWTVRDVVAGADAMSFTLTGPGDVALTTSLTMPGAFNVANAALALATAIEGGVPAADVVEALAAAGGLRVAVPGRMEVVGAEPRCVVDFAHNTDAVGIALAELRATTSGRLHVVLGATGERDRGKRPAMGEAAVLGADAVIVTDDDPHDEDPAQVRAEVLAGALRAAETARAAGRHVDVREVAPRSAAIAAAVAGAAPEDTVLVAGRGHETIQEVAGEELPLDDRVEVRAALARREGRHA
- a CDS encoding peptidoglycan D,D-transpeptidase FtsI family protein; the encoded protein is MSRVGSTSRRQFVVLVMVLALMAAYAVRLVYVQVVAGPGLAAQARELRTDTLTLHAQRGAIVDADGNVLATSQMRYDIWVDQRQIPAFKVRDADGEVTAQGALAAAELLAPILDLDAHELGAQLTGDAGVRIARDVTPEVRAAVVELGIGGAVWDELTTVRDYPATTTGGNLVGWVNEEGAGASGLEYALEAELSGANGETVFERGLTGQVIPGAPQHTTPAQDGRTVNTTLEQDLEFRAEEVIDGAVEQYGADWGAVVVIEVGTGRILALAESGAIDPNDPSGFGGSRAIQDPYEPGSTGKILTVAAAIEEGVVEPDTVFQVPYRYTTSNGQTFKDHTEHPDEQLTTAGILADSSNTGTIQIGERMSDDVRARYMQDFGWGAPSGIELTGESTGSNLDPTGWDGRTRYATMFGQGLSVNLLQNTNVIATLANDGVHVQPHLVDGYTDTAGTFTPAELEEPRQVVSPETSEQVIRMLEGVTAAEGATGTRAAIDGYRVAGKTGTAEIMGPGGELSDTVASFVGVAPAEDPQIAVGVVVYRPDTGFYGGTIAAPVFRDVASFALTSLGVPPSAEPADLYPLTPAG
- the rsmH gene encoding 16S rRNA (cytosine(1402)-N(4))-methyltransferase RsmH, translated to MSTPDAQAAALHAPVLAQRCVDLLAPALESDGAVLVDATLGMGGHSELVLEQCPHARVLGIDRDPRALELATARLARFGQRFTPVHAVYDEIDDVARQHAGGAVQGVLFDLGVSSLQLDDAGRGFAYAQDAPLDMRMDPTTGPTAADLLADADEAELRRILRTYGEEKFAPRIAAAIVRRREAAPLRRSSDLVEVVRGAIPMSAQRTGGHPAKRTFQALRIAVNRELEVLERALPRAIDALAVGGRIVVESYHSLEDRLVKRELARGATSSAPRHLPVVPEEDQPYLELLTHGAEQADDVELAANPRAASVRLRAARRIRTTPTRPSPRRRRP
- the mraZ gene encoding division/cell wall cluster transcriptional repressor MraZ, with the translated sequence MLIGTFTPKLDDKGRLILPAKFRERFATGLVLTRGQENCVFVFPRDEFLQVHENLRRAPLTSKQSRDFNRVLLAGAHDELPDKQGRVTIPPILREWARLDRDLTVIGTGSKLEVWDTGTWQGYFADAAASFDDAVPEVVPGLG
- a CDS encoding AAA family ATPase; translation: MTDTSTAAPPDLTEVGPRVSALVQVVSSVLSGRDDAVRTTVAVLLAGGHLLLEDVPGVGKTTLARALAAAVGGTVGRIQFTPDLLPADVTGVSIYRAATGDFVFHPGPIFATVVIGDEINRASPKTQSALLECMQEGRVTVDGVSHELPEVFMVLATQNPVEMEGTYPLPEAQRDRFMARLALGYPPEHDELELLDSPSGADPAAALTPVVTEDEVAALRTAINGVHASETLRRYVLALARATRSDEDILLGASPRAAMQLVSLARAVAAMAGRDYVLPDDVQAVAEAALAHRLVLAPSARMAGGTATDVVRRLVAATPVPASVR
- a CDS encoding DUF58 domain-containing protein, which gives rise to MARRPELPRLTRRGGGLLGVGVGLVIVAAPLDSVELGRFAALAVVLPLIAIVWGAVASVRTSRVSVERTVHPLPLQVDSPATVRISARGRSLPRHSRLRERSAATLGARPGVSATEYLLRPRARGAAHLGPAVLLRGDPLGLVEFTQRTRGSDDVVVWPRAIALGDLRQALVGQTEHRRGAGVVRPSPEDLLLREYRRGDDLRRVHWRSSARHRDLMVRADEPASPMTADLLLQIHSEQRKSDLEWAVSAAASVAVALLEERFSVRLRIPGSGAQERTSSASVPMDTLALVEPTELGDRRDALVHEIDEMARSASAVCVAVLCAPDDHAVARLADLARARTCWAVVVPPRGALPDHVRATLQVLQAAGWSATLGHEGARIDQAFGGARARVAS